The Halomonas sp. 'Soap Lake #6' genomic sequence TCAGCTTAAGGTCGCGCTGGGTCGTGGTTACGAACCGGCTGACGCTCGTGGCTCTGATGAAGAGACACGTGCAATTGGCCGCCTGCAGCTGGATGCTACCTTCAGCCCTGTCCGCCGCGTTTCCTACTCGGTTGAGGCCGCTCGTGTTGAGCAGCGCACCGATCTCGATAAATTGATTATCGACCTGGAAACCGACGGTACTCTGGATCCGGAAGAGGCTATCCGTCGCAGTGCGACCATTCTGCAAGAGCAGCTGGCCGCCTTCGTCGACCTGGAAGCTGACAAAGAGCAGGAAGTCGAAGAGGAAGAGGATCATGTTGATCCTATCCTATTGCGCCCCGTAGACGATCTTGAGTTGACCGTTCGTAGCGCTAACTGCCTAAAAGCCGAGAATATTTATTACATCGGTGATCTGATTCAGCGCACTGAAGTTGAGCTGTTGAAGACCCCGAACCTCGGTAAAAAGTCTTTGAATGAAATCAAAGATGTATTGGCGGCGCGCGGCCTGTCCCTCGGTATGCGGCTGGAAAATTGGCCACCCGCTAGCCTGAAGGACGACAAAGCCTCCGCGTAAGCGTCGACTTGAGTCCCAGTTTGGTAAGGAATTACAACCATGCGTCATCGTAAGAGTGGTCGTCATCTGAATCGTACCAGCTCGCATCGTCAGGCCATGTTTAAGAACATGTCTGTCTCGCTGGTCGAACATGAAGTCATTAAGACAACCCTGCCTAAGGCCAAGGAACTGCGTCGCGTTATCGAGCCGCTGATCACCTTAGCCAAGCAGGATAGCGTTGCAAACCGCCGTCTGGCATTTGCTCGTACGCGCTCTAAAGAAGCCGTCGGCAAACTGTTTAACGAGTTGGGTCCGCGTTACGCCGAGCGTCCGGGTGGTTACATCCGTATTCTCAAGTGCGGTTTCCGCACCGGCGACAACGCACCTATGGCGTACGTTGAGCTAGTTGACCGCCCGGTTGCTGAAGAAGAAGCTGTTGCAGAGTAATATCCTGCACTCTTTTTCAAGCAAAATGAAAAGCCGACCCTGCGGGGTCGGTTTTTTTTATGTCTATCTGTTTGTGCTTAACCTATATACTCTTTAGTGGGCAGTACTTTGCTGGGCTACCGTGCTAGTCTGGTACGGCTATTTCTGGCGAACTGGCTATCATTGAGTATTTAACATACGTTGATTGAGCGGGGGCATGTATGGCCACAACGGGAATGTATGCAAGAGCAGTAGCGCGTTGGTGGCTGCAGCTTACGCTTTATTTATTAGTGCTGGGAACTATCAGCCAGGCCCAGGCCAATCCGCGCTATGCTGGCATTGTCGTTGATCTGGAAAACGGTGAAGTGCTATACGCAGAAAATGCTGATGAGCCTCGTTATCCGGCATCGCTTACTAAGATGATGACACTGTATCTTACCTTTGAAGCGCTTGAGAAAGGCGAGCTAAGTATAAATCAGGCGTTACCTGTTTCAGCACAGGCCGCAGCTATGCCTGCGACCAAGCTATGGCTATCTGCTGGCAGTTCCATCCCCGTTGATACGGCGATTCGGGCGTTAGCAGTGCGTTCAGCCAATGATGTGGCAGTGGTGGTGGCTGAAGCGTTAGGGGGTAGTGAGCAGCGTTTTGCCCACTTAATGACCGCTAAAGCACGTGAACTGGGCATGAACTCTACTACTTTTCGTAATGCCTCTGGTTTACCAGATGATCAGCAGATAACCACAGCGCGGGATATGCTGAGGTTATCAGTGCGGGTCATGCAGGACTTCCCCCAGTATTACCACTACTTCGGCCTTCAAGAGTTTACCTATCGGGGAACTCGCCATACCAGCCATAATCGTTTGGTACGCAACTACCCCGGTGCCGATGGCCTAAAAACAGGTTTTATCCGTGCCTCGGGTTTCAATGTGGCAACCACCGCCGTTCATGGTAATCGGCGTTTGGTAAGTATTGTGATGGGTGGCTTTACTGGCGCATCGCGTGATACCCATATGGCGAACCTGCTAGATCGTGGCTTTGCTCGTGCAGCACTGCGCGACCAGCGGACGTGGCTGGCAAGCACTAATTTTTCGCGTGAATTTATGGGTTTCTCGGGCTCTGCCCAGCCGATGCCTACTCAACCGCAACAGCCTACACCTAGCCGTCCGATGATGGCCAGTGTGGACGCAACTGCTCGGACAACAGCTTCGCAGGCAACAGCTTCGCAGACACCAGTTATCTCTCAAGGTGGCTCCACGGCGGCGGCAGCCGTTGAACAGCAGCTTTTACGCGCCCAGGCTGCTCCCGTGCAGGAACAAGACCCTCTGCAGGAATTTGTTGAACGGGAACGAGTGGTCGCCTCTTCACCTTCTACCCCTTCAGCGCAATCGCAAGCGCCTGATGGTAATTGGGGGATTCAGGTGGGGGCTTTCAGTCAGGCAGCTCATGCCGAGCAATTAGCTCAACAAGCTGCCCAAAGGTTACCCAATAATATGGGTGGTCGCGTAGCGGTGGATACCTTGGAAGGTCAAACGACGGTATTCCGAGCCCGAGTAGTGGCCCTGGATGAAGGGAGAGCCAGGCAGGCTTGCCAAACACTGCAGGCTCAGGGGATGGACTGTATGGTGGTTAACGCAAGCTTGTAACTGCCACCAGATTTACTTACCCCGCCAATGCCTCATCTCATTGGCGGGTTTTTTATATCTAACGGCATTGCCACTTCGCGAGCAAAAGGGGGAAAGCATGACAACATCGTTTAAAGGCATTCTCTGTATGTGCCTAGGTGTGCTGTTTCTAGCACTTGGCGATGCTGTTTCAAAGTGGCTTGGCGAAGTGCATTCGCCGCTGCAGATTATTTTCTTCCGTACGCTCGTGTCATTACCGCTCATTGCGCTGTTGGCTCATTTTGCGGGAGGGTTACGCAAGTTGCGTACCAAACGTCCCCGTGTGCACCTCTTAAGGGGGCTGATTTATACTGCCACGATGGTGTGTTTCGTCTGGGGGCTAACGCTACTGCCGCTAGCTGAAGCCACTGCCATTGCGTTTGTGGCGCCGCTGTTTGTGACGTTGCTGTCGGTGCCGCTGCTTGGTGAGCGGATCGCCTCACCTGTATTGATCGCCTCTCTGGCAGGTTTTGTGGGTGTGCTGATTGTTGTACGCCCTGGTGGCGACGCGTTCCAGCTAGGCACACTTACACTATTGGGGGCGGCCTTTTTCTATGCACTGATGATGATTACGGCACGCCGCTACGGTGCCCGGGAGCACCTGTGGGCCATGGTGTTCTATATGACGTTAGTGCCATTTATCATCACTGCCATTAGCTTGCCCTGGGTATGGCAAACGCCGCAGCCTGGGCATTGGCTTGGATTTTTGGCTGCGGGTGTTTTAGGTATTGGGGCAACGGCTTTTATTACACTGGCATTCCGCTTTGCACCTGCGGCGATAGCCGCGCCGTTTGATTATACGGCGATGTTGTGGGCAGTACTGCTAGGCTGGTGGTTCTGGGGAGAATTGCCTGATGTATGGGTATGGGTGGGTAGCGCGCTGATTATGGGCAGTGGTTTAGCGATTGCCTACCATGATCGCCGCACGACGCTGAAAACTCGTCCGAGTGCTTAAAGCGCTCTTTTCACCACCTGGTTTTTGTCACTAAAAGGTCTCTTAATAACTAAAAGGTCTCTTAATCACTAAAAGGTCTCTTGATAACTAAAAGGTCTTTGGCACCCAAAGGTATTTGTTGTCACTGTGCCATCAACGGCCTGTTAGCGTTACTTTTTGATCTGGGTCAGCAAAGTAGGCTGTTGAGCAAGACAGGGTGTTGGAGCTGGCTATAATCCAGCCCTTTCATCATAGCACCCTGCGTGCCATCGTCCTGATAACGGTGACTCTTTATGCAAGCTCCTGAACTGCTTTCTCCTGCCGGTACCTTTAATAATATGCGTTATGCCTTTGCCTACGGTGCGGATGCGGTGTATGCAGGGCAGCCGCGCTATTCACTGCGTGTGCGCAATAACGATTTCAAGGTCGACAATTTGCACCGTGGTATCGAATATGCTCATGCACGTGGCAAACAGTTTTATGTAGCTTCAAATATTGCACCGCATAACAGCAAGCTGAAAACCTACCTGCGTGATATGGAACCGGTGATTGATGCCGGACCTGATGCGCTGATCATGTCAGACCCCGGCTTGATCATGATGGTGCGTGATCGCTGGCCAGACCAAGAAATTCATCTTTCGGTGCAATCTAATGTCGTTAATTGGGCAGCCGCTAAATTTTGGCAGCGCCAGGGCATTAGCCGAATTATTTTATCCCGTGAGCTCTCTCTGGAAGAGATTGGCGAAATACGTGCTGAGTGCCCGGACCTAGAGATTGAAACCTTTGTTCATGGAGCGCTATGTATTGCTTACTCAGGACGCTGCCTGCTATCGGGGTACTTCAATCATCGTGACCCTAATCAGGGTACCTGCACCAACGCATGCCGCTGGAAGTATAATACTGTAGCGGCAACGCATGATGAGACCGGTGACCTGATACCGGCACAGCAGGGGGTGGCGGTAGCCGCTAATGATCAGGATGAGCTTTCGGCACTGATTGAGGACGTCACCCGCCCTGGTAAGTTAATGCCCGTCTATGAAGATGAGCACGGCACCTACATTATGAACTCAAAAGATCTGCGTGCTGTTCAGCACGTGGCGCGGCTGGCGGAGATGGGGGTCTCATCGCTAAAGATCGAAGGGCGCACTAAGTCTTATTACTACGTGGCGCGAACGGCCCAGGTGTATCGCCAAGCTATTGATGATGCCGTTGCCGGACGGCCCTTTAATATGCGCCTTATGGATGAGCTTGAGAATCTAGCAAACCGGGGATATACCGAAGGCTTTTACCGGCGTCATGTACACGATGAGTTTCAGAGCTATGAACAAGGCAGCTCAATTGGTGTTCATCAGCAGTTTGTTGGCGATGTACTGGCTTACGATGCCAGCCGTGAGCTGCTTGAGATCGAAGTGAAAAACCGCTTTGAGGTAGGCGATAGCATGGAGTTAATGCTACCTGATGGAAATCGCCGCTTCGTGCTCAAACACATTGAGAACCTGCGCGGCGAAAGCCAGTGCGCCGCGCCTGGTTCTGGGCATCGGGTGCGTATCCCGATGCCAGCTGACAGCCTGCAACCCGAGCAGCTTGAGTTTGCACTGTTAATGCGTGATCTGGCCTCCCCCAGGGCAGCACAGCCTGAATCCCTAGGGGTATCGATCAGCTAAAAGCGTAAACATCCATGGTGAGTACGCCGTGCTCTACACTATGGTGCAGCTGTGTTGCTTCGCCTCCCGCCCCCATAGCCACTAGTAAAGGCTGAAAGTGTTCGGGGGTGGGGTGGTTTTCCTGTGCTTTTGGGGCGTGCTCCCAGTCGAGCAGTGCCTGACGATCGTTGGCGGTAATATGCTCGCTCACCCAATGGGAAAACTCACCCACCCAGGCGGGAATCGGACTGTCCTGGGGCAACGTTTCATACAGGTTATGGGTCAGGCTGCCCGAGCCGATAATCAACACTCCTTCTTCCCGTAGTAACGATAGGCGCTCGCCCAGGGTGACTAGCGCCTGATTACTCCAGCGCACGGGTAGCGAAAGAGAAACAACCGGTATATTCGCCTCTGGAAACATCAATGAAAGCGGCACCCAGGCGCCGTGATCTAGGCCGCGTTCTACACGTTCGGCATCCAGTAGTACGGCCACTCGTTCAGCCAGCTCAGGATCACCAGGGGCGGGGTACTGGCAATCGAAGAGGGCTTGCGGGAACCCGCCAAAATCGTGAATGGTTTCCGGCTTGGCGCTAGTACTGACTTTAAGCGTTAGGCTCTCCCAGTGTGCTGAGACGACGACCACCGCCTTGGGAGAAAGCCGCTTACCCAATTTGCGTAGAAAAGCATGGGCCGGTGTTTTATTCAGCGCCAGCATGGGAGAACCATGGGAAATAAACAGGCTCGGTAACATGATTCAATCTCCTAATTCAATCTCCTACAAGGTGTCCCCAGCGCATGCTGGGGCACTGCGAAGGTGAAGCGGTTTAGCTGAACCGACGGTTTAAGACCAGGCTACCGCTGCCTAGGCCTGCTTGAACGAGCAGGGCGATGGTCCAGAAAACAGGAAACTCCCAGCCGCCGCCTGCGTTAGAGAACAGCCAGCCATTGCCAACGTGTACCCAGGCAGCGCCTAACAGCACGGGCACCAAGGCAAGGCTTACCCAGCGAGTATAAACGCCCAATAGAAGTGCTAAGCCTCCGCCGACTTCAGCGGCAATCGTCAGGTAGGCAAGAAAGCCCGGTAAGCCCAGGGATTCAAAATAGCCGACGGTACCCGGCAAGGTGAAGACAAACACCTTAAGCAAGCCGTGAGCTAAGGCCATTACGCCTAAGCTGATGCGTAGCAAGGCGGTTGCGTGGAGGGGGAGCGATGCAGTGTTAGCAGTGGTCATGGCAGTTTCTCTTAGTCGTTAGCATCACGTTGGATGCGATAACGCTACTCTACTGCTGAAAGAGGCTGGGATAATCCACTGCTAGTGAACTTCACTGTTGCGAAAAAGGCGACAATCCCAGCTCGACTTCCCATACTGGTGGGTCACCCCACGCCGCGGCCAATAGCTCAATAAAGCGCTCTACCTTAGCCGGTAAGTAGTGGCGGGCCGGGTAAAGGGCATGAATTTCCAGCAGGGCGGGCGGTAAGTCTTGCAAAATAGGCACTAAACGCCCGCTAGCAATGCTATCGGTCACTAAAAAGCTAGGCTGCTGTGCAATTCCCAGGCCTGCCTCCGCCGCATGGGTCAGCATATCGCCATTATTGCTTTCTAGTGGCCCAGAAATGCTAAAAGCACGATCGCCAACCCACCAGTCTCCACTGTTTTGCCCGCTTCGATAACGTAAACAGCGGTGAGATGACAGCTCTTCAATACGCTCTGGTGTGCCATGTTGAGCGAGGTAGTCAGGTGATGCGCAAAATAACATTTGGCACCGGGTGAGTCGCCGTGCAACCAAACTGGAGTCGGGTAGGTTGCCGATACGAATAGCGATGTCGTAACCCTCTTCCAGTAGATCAACTCGGCGATCATTCAGGTCTAAACGCACCTCAAGCTTAGGGTGGGTTTGCATAAACTGTGCGACGAGCGGCGAGAGGTAACGGGTACCAAAGCTCATAGGGCCGTTGATGCGTAACCGCCCGCTCACCGTGTTGGTACCACTGCCGACTTCTGCCGCTGCTTCTTCTAAAGAGAGCAAAATCCCCTGGGCCCGAACCAGGTAACGCTCGCCAGCTTCCGTAAGATGCAGCCGCCGCGTGGTACGCTGAATCAGCCGAGCGCCTAACGAGGCTTCAAGCGCCATCACTTGGCGGGATACGCGCGTGCGGGACAGGTCCAACGCCTCAGCTGCGCGAGTATAACTGCCCAGCTCGGCCACCTTTACAAAGGCCATTAGGTGTTCGAGCTGGTTCATTGGCTATGGAATGCCTGCGCTGCCAGGCGCGGGTCGGGCTGGCCGCAGATAGCGGAAATAACCGCGCTGCCGTCTGCCCCTGCAGCTTTTACCCGTGCCGCGTGTTCGGCCTTTAAACCGCCAATCGCCACGCAGGGTAGTTGGCACGCGCTGGCAAGTTGGGCCAGCCCCTCAAAGCCTATTGGTTGGGCATGGTCTTGCTTGGTGGCGGTCGCAAACACAGGTCCTAAACCAACGTAATCCAGTAGCTCAAAGGGGGCATCCTGCAACTGGGTAAGGGTGTTAATTGAAAGACCGATGATGGCGTTGGAGCCTAGGGTTTGGCGAGCTTCCTGCACCGCAGTGTCGCTTTGGCCTACATGTAGGCCATCGGCCCCACTTTCTACGGCCACCACCAGGCGATCGTTAATAATCAGCGGCACGCCACTACCTGCTAAAACGGCTTTAAGGCGTTTAGCTTGGGCGATCATATATGCGTCACTGGCGTGCTTGTCGCGTAGCTGCACCATGGTAATACCACCTTGAACAGCAGCTTCCACCGTTTTTTCAAGGCCAATGCCAGCACACAGCTCTGCATCGGTGATTAAATAGAGCGAGAGATCAAACGGCATGCACTGCCTCCATTTGGGCAATAGTAGAGAGGTCTTCTGGCGTTAACTGATAGAGCGCGTCTAATAGCGCTACTTGAAA encodes the following:
- a CDS encoding LysR family transcriptional regulator, with the protein product MNQLEHLMAFVKVAELGSYTRAAEALDLSRTRVSRQVMALEASLGARLIQRTTRRLHLTEAGERYLVRAQGILLSLEEAAAEVGSGTNTVSGRLRINGPMSFGTRYLSPLVAQFMQTHPKLEVRLDLNDRRVDLLEEGYDIAIRIGNLPDSSLVARRLTRCQMLFCASPDYLAQHGTPERIEELSSHRCLRYRSGQNSGDWWVGDRAFSISGPLESNNGDMLTHAAEAGLGIAQQPSFLVTDSIASGRLVPILQDLPPALLEIHALYPARHYLPAKVERFIELLAAAWGDPPVWEVELGLSPFSQQ
- the thiE gene encoding thiamine phosphate synthase → MPFDLSLYLITDAELCAGIGLEKTVEAAVQGGITMVQLRDKHASDAYMIAQAKRLKAVLAGSGVPLIINDRLVVAVESGADGLHVGQSDTAVQEARQTLGSNAIIGLSINTLTQLQDAPFELLDYVGLGPVFATATKQDHAQPIGFEGLAQLASACQLPCVAIGGLKAEHAARVKAAGADGSAVISAICGQPDPRLAAQAFHSQ
- a CDS encoding D-alanyl-D-alanine carboxypeptidase family protein codes for the protein MATTGMYARAVARWWLQLTLYLLVLGTISQAQANPRYAGIVVDLENGEVLYAENADEPRYPASLTKMMTLYLTFEALEKGELSINQALPVSAQAAAMPATKLWLSAGSSIPVDTAIRALAVRSANDVAVVVAEALGGSEQRFAHLMTAKARELGMNSTTFRNASGLPDDQQITTARDMLRLSVRVMQDFPQYYHYFGLQEFTYRGTRHTSHNRLVRNYPGADGLKTGFIRASGFNVATTAVHGNRRLVSIVMGGFTGASRDTHMANLLDRGFARAALRDQRTWLASTNFSREFMGFSGSAQPMPTQPQQPTPSRPMMASVDATARTTASQATASQTPVISQGGSTAAAAVEQQLLRAQAAPVQEQDPLQEFVERERVVASSPSTPSAQSQAPDGNWGIQVGAFSQAAHAEQLAQQAAQRLPNNMGGRVAVDTLEGQTTVFRARVVALDEGRARQACQTLQAQGMDCMVVNASL
- a CDS encoding DNA-directed RNA polymerase subunit alpha, with the protein product MQRSVTEFLRPRDIKVEEISAHHAKIVLEPFERGFGHTLGNALRRILLSSMPGAAVVEAEIAGVEHEYSALEGVQEDVIEILLNLKDVAIKMHSRDEAVLSLNKQGPAVVTAGDIALDHSVEIVNPDHIIAHVNEGAELKIQLKVALGRGYEPADARGSDEETRAIGRLQLDATFSPVRRVSYSVEAARVEQRTDLDKLIIDLETDGTLDPEEAIRRSATILQEQLAAFVDLEADKEQEVEEEEDHVDPILLRPVDDLELTVRSANCLKAENIYYIGDLIQRTEVELLKTPNLGKKSLNEIKDVLAARGLSLGMRLENWPPASLKDDKASA
- the rplQ gene encoding 50S ribosomal protein L17, which translates into the protein MRHRKSGRHLNRTSSHRQAMFKNMSVSLVEHEVIKTTLPKAKELRRVIEPLITLAKQDSVANRRLAFARTRSKEAVGKLFNELGPRYAERPGGYIRILKCGFRTGDNAPMAYVELVDRPVAEEEAVAE
- a CDS encoding DMT family transporter — its product is MTTSFKGILCMCLGVLFLALGDAVSKWLGEVHSPLQIIFFRTLVSLPLIALLAHFAGGLRKLRTKRPRVHLLRGLIYTATMVCFVWGLTLLPLAEATAIAFVAPLFVTLLSVPLLGERIASPVLIASLAGFVGVLIVVRPGGDAFQLGTLTLLGAAFFYALMMITARRYGAREHLWAMVFYMTLVPFIITAISLPWVWQTPQPGHWLGFLAAGVLGIGATAFITLAFRFAPAAIAAPFDYTAMLWAVLLGWWFWGELPDVWVWVGSALIMGSGLAIAYHDRRTTLKTRPSA
- the trhP gene encoding prephenate-dependent tRNA uridine(34) hydroxylase TrhP, whose translation is MQAPELLSPAGTFNNMRYAFAYGADAVYAGQPRYSLRVRNNDFKVDNLHRGIEYAHARGKQFYVASNIAPHNSKLKTYLRDMEPVIDAGPDALIMSDPGLIMMVRDRWPDQEIHLSVQSNVVNWAAAKFWQRQGISRIILSRELSLEEIGEIRAECPDLEIETFVHGALCIAYSGRCLLSGYFNHRDPNQGTCTNACRWKYNTVAATHDETGDLIPAQQGVAVAANDQDELSALIEDVTRPGKLMPVYEDEHGTYIMNSKDLRAVQHVARLAEMGVSSLKIEGRTKSYYYVARTAQVYRQAIDDAVAGRPFNMRLMDELENLANRGYTEGFYRRHVHDEFQSYEQGSSIGVHQQFVGDVLAYDASRELLEIEVKNRFEVGDSMELMLPDGNRRFVLKHIENLRGESQCAAPGSGHRVRIPMPADSLQPEQLEFALLMRDLASPRAAQPESLGVSIS
- a CDS encoding DoxX family protein, coding for MTTANTASLPLHATALLRISLGVMALAHGLLKVFVFTLPGTVGYFESLGLPGFLAYLTIAAEVGGGLALLLGVYTRWVSLALVPVLLGAAWVHVGNGWLFSNAGGGWEFPVFWTIALLVQAGLGSGSLVLNRRFS
- a CDS encoding DODA-type extradiol aromatic ring-opening family dioxygenase — translated: MLPSLFISHGSPMLALNKTPAHAFLRKLGKRLSPKAVVVVSAHWESLTLKVSTSAKPETIHDFGGFPQALFDCQYPAPGDPELAERVAVLLDAERVERGLDHGAWVPLSLMFPEANIPVVSLSLPVRWSNQALVTLGERLSLLREEGVLIIGSGSLTHNLYETLPQDSPIPAWVGEFSHWVSEHITANDRQALLDWEHAPKAQENHPTPEHFQPLLVAMGAGGEATQLHHSVEHGVLTMDVYAFS